Proteins found in one Planococcus citri chromosome 2, ihPlaCitr1.1, whole genome shotgun sequence genomic segment:
- the LOC135833757 gene encoding nuclear protein 1, giving the protein MSESHFDEYEHYNYDQDKQMYCGKSGKQRTKKEASEHTNHPDPSGHSRKIVQKLQNTEKNKKEDCVKGPVSKKE; this is encoded by the coding sequence ATGTCGGAAAGTCATTTCGATGAATACGAACATTACAATTACGACCAAGACAAGCAAATGTACTGTGGTAAAAGTGGCAAACAACGTACCAAGAAAGAAGCCAGCGAGCACACAAATCACCCAGACCCGAGCGGGCATTCGAGGAAAATCGTACAGAAATTGCAGAATACCGAGAAAAACAAGAAGGAGGATTGCGTCAAAGGACCAGTTTCCAAGAAAGAATAA